The Nostoc sp. CENA543 genome includes the window GGCAAGCAAGTTAGCCTGAACGAGCCAATTTTTGTCATTGGTGTATGTGGTTGTCATGGTTCTGATGGTTAGTAAAAGTCTTAATCTTTCTGGCTTTGGAGAATTTACAGGCTGAATCGCCTTCAATCTACACATCCAGTTTTTGGTAAGCCTAAACATCACTTTCTGGCTTCTATTGCCTTTGTTGGGTGGCTGTTTTTGGCTTACATATTTACTATAGCTCGAAAACTCCAATACTCTAATACTCGAAAATGATATTTACTTATACTTTAGCGATAATTAAGAAAATTAATTAATGAGTATTTGAGCTATGGAGGATAAGAAAAAACCAGGAAGACCATCAACCAATAAAGATGATTCTGTTTATGTCCGTGCCAGAGTGCCACGAGAAGTTCACAAATCTTTTAAACTTGCTTGCACGGAAGATGATTTAGTCATGGAAGATGTCATCAGGGATTTGATTAAAGACTGGCTTACAAAAAGAGGCAAGAAAAATTCCGCTTAGATTTTCGAGTTTTAGAGCTATATAATAAATGAGAATCCTGTTATTACTCCCATTTTGGCAGGTGAGGAGAGGTAACATGAATCAAGACAACATATAGAACCTCAATTTCTTGAAAAACTATCAACTTTTATTAAGTAATTTCAAGTAAAAAATCAGGTCTTGTTAGACACTAAGACTGACAGAAGTTCTGTAAGATCAAGCAAGAACGTAAATTAAGCGTGTAATGGAGGTAAATATACAACAGCACTAAAAATTAAAAAGACAAAGTGCTACTAAGTAGTAAACACTTTGCCAGACGGTCAAAATTAAAGATTTCAATATCTGAGAGCGGGGTTTATCTCTTAACGACCAAAGAAGTGGAACGAAGTTGCAAGCTCTAACCACTAATTGGCAACAGAGATTGTTCCGCGCTGCTTACTCATATTATATGAGTTGCTGTGGCAATTTTGAAATTTCTGCTGGCATATTTTCAGAAGAAAAGTCATTAAATTGTTATTTAACTAGCCTAAATGCGGCAAACGTAAGTAAAACAGCACAATCCGTAGATATTACAGATTAGCAGCGCAATAACTCCCTCCAATACTCAAACAACAAGTATTCAGGGGAAAATCTGTGATTACTACCAAATCTAAACTTCCACTAATTCAACTGACAGGGCAGTACGAGGCTCAAAGTCAAAAATCACCAATTTGTTTATTCAACAATGGTCAAAAATTAAATACCGTTCAGGGAGGTATCGCGTAATGGTTGCACAATTCGCCAATACCTCCAACGACTTCACACCCCAACTGCTTCTAGGCTTAAAACTCATACCCGCAGACTGGGCATTAACACCAGTTTTAGGCAATAAGAATCCATACCGCACCGATTGGCACAAGGAAACCCCAATCAGTCGCCAGCAATTAGCAGGGTTGATCTCTAGCGGCGACACAGTAATAAGTAAAGATGGAAAACAGCGCAAGTGCTATCCCCAAGGTTACGGACTCAGAACTGGTAAATGGTCAAAAGGGATTTTAGCTGTAGACGCAGATGGAACAGCAGCCCATGAAAAGTTAAATCAACTAGGTGGATTGCCCACAACCGTCAGTTTCACATCAGGTAAACCAGGAAGATGCCAATATCTGGTGCGAGTACCCCAAGAATATTGGTCAGTCATCGAAACCAAAAAAATTAACACTGGGGTAAAAGGTGACGACGGTAAAGACCAGCTTCTAGAATTGCGCTGGAATGGATGCCAAAGTGTTTTACCGCCATCAGTCCACCCAGAAACAGGCTCATATAAATGGGTAAACTCTCCCCAAGATTGCGAGATTGCCTTTTGTCCCACCTGGATAATCGAATATTTCTTAAATGAATCCACCCCTACCACAGCAACACTACTCGCTGACGACATACCCTTGTACCAGTGTTTAACCAAAGACGACAGAGATTTAATAGATCATGGTGTCGGGGAAGGAAGCCGGGATGATAACGGGGCCAAACTTGCCCGGAACTTAATTGGCACAGCAGCCAGATTAAACCATCTGGGCTATAGATTCGAGGGTGACGCTAGGCAACTATTTGATGATTATTGCGCTAGATGTTCCCCACCTCTATCAGCAAGAGACGCAGATCGGATTTGGAAATCAGCCGAAAAAAGCAATCCATCAGCCACACTGACTGATGACGCGCTCAATAATTGCATCAAAGCATGGCAACGTCACCAGAACATTAACATCAAACCACAACAGACAACACAGGCGATCGCAGGCACTACACAAAATGCGATCGCTTCCAGCACCCCCAACGACACAGCCAACAAACCCGATAATGTTGTCCTACACCCCACCGTTAACATTCCCTACGATGCCCTCAAAGCCGAGTACATCCAATTACTGGAATCAGGCACATCAAAATCAGGATTAAGCCGCTATAAGACAGAGGTTAACAAAAAATATTACCCCCTTAGACTAGATAGATTCCTCAAAGATGTCGAAACCGAATATCGCACAGCCGAAGAAGACGAAATCATCAAAGAAGACATTCAACAACTTCTCGACTGTGCCAACCTCGAACTAGACATCAGAAAATTCCTCCCCACCAAACTAGCCACAGCCTTAATGCTGTTCGGCATCAACCAATCACTACCCCAAACATCATTAATGATGTCCCTGATCAGCGTCATCAGCGCAACTCACCTGATTGGCACACAAGTATTGATTGGCAATAAACACAACGAATTTTATCAAAACCCCGCCATCAACCATGCCCTAGTCGGCGATAGCGGTTCTGGTAAATCCATTATCTTTCGCTCCCTAGTCAAAAAACCCCTGAATGCTCTCAGAAAAGCCGAAAAGAAACGCTTTGCAGAGCAATCACAACAGTACGAGCGTTCTTTAGCCGCTTGGCAACAATCCGACCAATCAACACCCCAACCAGAACCACCACCACCAATTAACAAAATGTATCTCACCGGTGCTACTCTGGAAGGTTTAAAAGATTACATCGCCAAAGCCCCAGATTACTCCATCCTGAACGTAGTTGACGAACTATCAGGTTTATTTAAGGGATTTAATCAATATAAACAGGGACAGGGCAACGACCGTCAAGAATTTTTAAGCCTGTATGACGGCGATGGTTTTAGCGAAGCCAAGGTGTCTAAAAATATTTTTGTAGAAAAAAGTAACACCGCTTGGCTAGGGGGATTACAACCAACCATACTGGACAAATATTTTCAGCTAGGGGCTAGTGATGGACTCCTACCCAGGTTTACATTCTCCATCTTGCCCGAAACCATTCGACTATTACCCGAAGAAAACGCCCAAAGCATTGATGTCACCGGCATAGTCAAAGGACTCTACAAAACCATACTTGATTGTCAGCCCCAGACTTATCACATTACAGGTGAAGCTTATAAGTATTTCCGGGAAGTAGACACCAAATGGCAGTATGAGGCAGCCAGATTACCTAATGGGGCATTAAAAGAATTCCTCAAAAAATGCAAAGGGCTATTAGGCAGACTATCACTCAACCTGCATCTCATCCATGAACTTTCAGACCCGTATTGTGGTACACCGCCCACAGTTATTCCCTTAAATCGGGTGAAACAAGCCGCCGACATTGTGGAGCATTTATTACAGCAGATTCAGGCAGTGCATTTACAGATTGCCGGGGAAACTACACAGTCAGCAATCCTGGCCATGATTACCCTGTCCATGAAACGGCAGTCACTAGGGGAACAAGGATGGTTAAACGCCAGAGAGATTAGCCGCAACCAAACAGCTAAAGGACGGATGAAGACAGCAGAAATTAGAGAACTGATGATTAAAGCCAAAGATATGGGCTATGGCCAGTTACGGGGGAGTGGAACAAAGTTAGAATTTCGCTCCAAAAAAAATGTCGGCGATTTGTTGGCGAAGGCTAAAAATACACACAAGCCAGATATATCAGTAGTTTTGAATCCTGACCCTCAAAAAATGTCGGCAGATGTCGGCGAAATGTCGGCGATAATTAAAAACCCTGAAGGCATTGAAAATACGGGGCTTGAGTCAATCGAGTTGAAAAATGTCGGCAATGTCGGCGATTTTTCAGAGATTTTTGAAGTCTTGGATGAGAGTGAGTTGATTGTCAGTGATAAAAATGTCGGCGACATCAATTTATTGGTTAACCCCAGTGTGGTAAATCCAAATGTGGTTAACCCCAGTGTGGTGAATCCAGTAGTAAATCCCGATGAAAATTTATCTATAATTTCGCCGACAACGCCGACAACGCCGACAAAATTAGAGTCATTGGCTGAAACCATTGCCAATACTAATGTTGAGAGTGCCGACATATTGCCGACAAATTTACCGACAGATGCCGACAATCGCCGACAAAATTCAGCCATT containing:
- a CDS encoding DUF3987 domain-containing protein translates to MVAQFANTSNDFTPQLLLGLKLIPADWALTPVLGNKNPYRTDWHKETPISRQQLAGLISSGDTVISKDGKQRKCYPQGYGLRTGKWSKGILAVDADGTAAHEKLNQLGGLPTTVSFTSGKPGRCQYLVRVPQEYWSVIETKKINTGVKGDDGKDQLLELRWNGCQSVLPPSVHPETGSYKWVNSPQDCEIAFCPTWIIEYFLNESTPTTATLLADDIPLYQCLTKDDRDLIDHGVGEGSRDDNGAKLARNLIGTAARLNHLGYRFEGDARQLFDDYCARCSPPLSARDADRIWKSAEKSNPSATLTDDALNNCIKAWQRHQNINIKPQQTTQAIAGTTQNAIASSTPNDTANKPDNVVLHPTVNIPYDALKAEYIQLLESGTSKSGLSRYKTEVNKKYYPLRLDRFLKDVETEYRTAEEDEIIKEDIQQLLDCANLELDIRKFLPTKLATALMLFGINQSLPQTSLMMSLISVISATHLIGTQVLIGNKHNEFYQNPAINHALVGDSGSGKSIIFRSLVKKPLNALRKAEKKRFAEQSQQYERSLAAWQQSDQSTPQPEPPPPINKMYLTGATLEGLKDYIAKAPDYSILNVVDELSGLFKGFNQYKQGQGNDRQEFLSLYDGDGFSEAKVSKNIFVEKSNTAWLGGLQPTILDKYFQLGASDGLLPRFTFSILPETIRLLPEENAQSIDVTGIVKGLYKTILDCQPQTYHITGEAYKYFREVDTKWQYEAARLPNGALKEFLKKCKGLLGRLSLNLHLIHELSDPYCGTPPTVIPLNRVKQAADIVEHLLQQIQAVHLQIAGETTQSAILAMITLSMKRQSLGEQGWLNAREISRNQTAKGRMKTAEIRELMIKAKDMGYGQLRGSGTKLEFRSKKNVGDLLAKAKNTHKPDISVVLNPDPQKMSADVGEMSAIIKNPEGIENTGLESIELKNVGNVGDFSEIFEVLDESELIVSDKNVGDINLLVNPSVVNPNVVNPSVVNPVVNPDENLSIISPTTPTTPTKLESLAETIANTNVESADILPTNLPTDADNRRQNSAIPPSTTDDNSISDLPPTTTDNRRQNSSLLPTTTTDDNCPQNEEQELSTEEPQPTTDEPQQVVTEKDAVRNVWANAALIRECIADQSWEMIDSFLEEWTDEFKAAVWAELTPTERKAVKQLKPKA
- a CDS encoding plasmid partition protein ParG, translated to MEDKKKPGRPSTNKDDSVYVRARVPREVHKSFKLACTEDDLVMEDVIRDLIKDWLTKRGKKNSA